The DNA segment TCCTCTAATTTTTTCAAATGATTTTGTATTCCCTATGCTTATTTAAGATTTCGTCAGACAGTCTGTCAAGAGCCTCAAAATCTTTTTCAGCAGGTGCTCCTTTTATGTAAACAGGCTCCAGAATCTCAACATTAAGTTTGTGAACCATATCCTCAAGGTCTTTTACGGTTTTGCCTCCCCACCCGTATGATCCTATTATTCCAAGGAGTTTTGCTTTCGGCTTGAGAATGCTTGAAAGAAATGCAAGATTCGCAACTTTAGGGTGAGGACCGAAAAGGACAGTCGGCGTTGCAATAATTATCGTTGCAGCATCAATGAGGTCCATCGCAAGAAGTCCTGTATCGACTTTTCCGAGATCATAAGGTCTTACAGATACACCTTTTGAGATAAGTGATTCCGTCAGGTACATAACCATCTTTCTGGTGCTTCCGTGCATCGAGATATAAGGAATTATCACGCGGTTTTTTACGTTGTCAGAACTCCAGTCACGATAAGCGTCCAGTATATATTCCTTGTCGTTATACACAGGGCCGTGACTGGGGGCGATTATTCCAAACTCATACCCTGAAAGCCTGTCAAGGTATTCTGCCACTTTATGCCTGAATGGCATCAGTATTTCGGCGAAATATCTTTTTGCAAGAATATAGTGAGAAATTCTGTCGTCCACAAAAAGACTTCCCGTTGCATAGTGTGCACCAAAAAGGTCACATGTAAACATAATACCGTCCTCTTTCAGGTACGTAATCATAGTATCCGGCCAGTGAACCCATGGTGTTATCAAAAACTCAAGAGTTTTATCCCCAAGACTAAGGGTTTCACCGTCGCCTACGACAATCATCCTTGAATCCGGAATATTATGAAAACTTGCCAGGAGGTCTTTGCATTTCTCGGATGTTATAATTTTAGAGCCCGGGAAAAGTTCAAGAAAGACCGGAAGTGACCCGGAATGGTCCTGTTCTGCATGGTTGACTATAACGTAGTCAATTTTTGACACATTCGAACGGGCAAGATTTGTAATAAATTCCTCCTCAAATTCAGGGTCCACACTGTCTATAAGGACAGTTTTTTCACTTCCAACGACAAGATACGCGTTATAGGTGGTTCCCTCCGGGAGAGGGAGAAGTTCGTCAAATATCTGCCTGTCCCAGTCAATAACACCTACAGAATACACATTTTTACAGATCTCTCTTACTGCCATATTCAACACTCAACAAAACTGGATTTGCCTGCCCCGCAGACCGGGCAGTGCCAGTCGTCAGGAAGGTCTTCAAAAGCAGTTCCGGGCTCAACACCCTTTTCACCCTTTGCGGGATCATAAACATGTCCGCATATCATGCATTTCATTTTTTTATTGCTCATTTCAAAAAAACTCCGTTTAATCTTCTATTTCGATAGGCTCGAATTTGTTCTTTCTGGCACCGCACCTCGGGCATACCCAGTCGTCAGGAAGGTCTTCAAAAGCAGTTCCCTTAGCAATTCCCGATGCCGAATCACCCAGGCGTTCATCATAAATATATCCGCATTTTTTGCATTTCCATACTTTCATAATTATGCCTCAAAAAACCGGAATCTGATGATCCGATCTTTAATGCTTAATTATACGATATGACTTAATAATTTTCTGCCAAAAAAAGCGAAAATATGCCGGAATTATACTGCATAAAAGGAGAAACGCAATAAAAATAAAACAAAGGGTTCTGTTTTCCTTTAAAATCATATTTTGACAAAGGTGAAGTCCCGGACATGCAGCATAAATTAAATCACTGAATCAAAGTTTAAGGACACCAAAATCAAACAGGAATCAGGAAAAAGACTATTTCTTTTCACAACCTTTCTCGCACTCTAGTTCTGCCACAATCTCAACAGGACTTCTGACTTTCTTTACAAGGTAACGAAGCCTCTCAAGTCTTTCGATTCCTATAAAATGCTCTGCCATAACCTTTGCAAATGGCGATAAAACGACCTTCCCGTCCTTTAAAGAGATATACCCTTTCCTTTTAAGCTGAGGATACACATCAGACATCTCACCTACCATTGTAGAGCACATGGACATAAGCCCTCTTTCATCGCCCCTGCATACAACCGCATTTGAGATGTACTCTTCGGATGACTCCTCGTCATCATAGACTGGCGCTACTTCTTCCATCTCGCCTTTCAAAAGACCTATTGCAACTTCCTCTTCGGTAAGTTTTGTATCGTGCGAATAACTTCCTCCGGGTTCTGCCAGTATTACAACCTTTCCAAGGTCGTGATAGTCGGGCCTTCCGGCACGCCCCATCATCTGGCTGAAGTCCTGAACCGTAAGCCATTTGATTCCCATCGCAAGGGCGTCGAATATGACCTGCGACGCAGGAAAATCAACTCCGGCGGCAAGTGCAGCAGTTGTAATAACAGCTGAAATTTCACCTTTTTCAAATTTTTCCTCGATAGCCCTTTTTTCTTTTGCACTCAGACCGGCATGGTAGGCTTCTGCCTGTCTTCCGATTGCATCAGCGATTTCGTGGCATCTGGCCCTTGAATATGTAAAAACAATCGACTGCCCTTTGTAGCCTTTTGAAGACTTGTTCCTGTACTCCTGTGTGACAAGTCTTTTTATTGCCTCAATCTTCTGCTTCCTCTCAAGAAATATCAGGTGCCTTTCGAGGGGGACTGGTCTTTCGTTATATGTGACAAGATTTGCATTGATTTTTTCTGCAAGAAGATGCGGCAGGCCGATTGTTGCGCTAAGGTAGAGAAACTGCGCGTGAGGCGCAATGTATTTCAGTCTTGATATCAGACCGTCAAGCCTGTGACCACGTTCCGGGTCTTCAAGCGTCTGGACTTCGTCTATAACAACAGTACCTATATTTGGAATAGTCCGCCCACGTCTCAGGATATTGTCTATTCCTTCGTATGTCCCGACAATAATATTTGATTTCAGTGTTCTCTTTGCGTTAACCTTGTTTTCGGGAATGTTTATTCTTGAAACACCAGTCTGAAGAGAGACACACAGGAATGGGTACCTCTTTGCAAAACGGCTGTATTTCTGGTTTGCTAGAGCGACAAGCGGAACGAGAAACAGCATGTTGCCACGTCCCTCGGACTGGTTTTTCACTCCGGCCATCTCACCGATAAACGTCTTTCCGCTTGCTGTTGCCGCAACTACAAGCTGATCCTTTCCCTCAAGAAGACCTGCTTCAACGCATAACTGCTGAACAGGCATCAGGTCTTTTACTCCTGAAGCTTCCTTGAACCTCCTGGGAAGAGGAAGCTCTTCAATGTCAGTTGTTTTTGTGACCTTATGCGACTCCAAAACGTCAAATATAGTATTTTTAAGATCTATTCTTTCAGGCTGAACCATTGACAAAACTTTGTCAAGGTCCATGTACATCTCAAGAAGCCTCTCAAGATGAGAAGTTGATATCCCGCCCATTTTGCCCAGAAAGCCAATCTCACGTCTGAGCTCATTTTCGGCGCACTGAAGGCAGATATACTCTTTTCCGTATTTTACAGCATTTTTCTTTTTCAGAGGAGTTATCCTGTTTTCGAGGATACACATACGGCAGGCACGGACATAACCAAAGTTAATCTGCAGATCGTTTAAAAAGGACTCAAAATTTTTGCTCTCGCACGTTAACCGTACATCGGAATTTCTCAAAGCTGAGATAAGCTCCTTTGTAGGCGCATGCGAAAGCTGTCTTTTGCCGGTAATTCTAAGGCGGTAGTTTTTCGGCCGAAAGCCTTTGGATGTCTTTGCAAGTTCCACCGCACCTTCTGCTTCAACAATATGCTTATCATAAAAAAAGAGTTTATAATCGCCGCGCTGCGGGCTGACAATTACTTTCATGAGGTTATCAGATCATGAATGACATAGCGCATACCTGACGATTCAAGCCGTTTTAGAAAATCGGTGAACTCCTCATCAACTATGACTATTGCACTCTCAAGCCCGTGAATCGCGGCTTCTACAACCCCTTCAGCGGCACCGAAGAATATATCAGGCTTTTTACCTGCATTTTTTATTGCAATATCGGCCTCAATACCTACTGCTCCGGTAAATTCCACTTTTTCCAGAATGTCATGAAGAATTTCAGGCGATACCTTTTCAGAACCGCCTCTTTGTATACGCGGAACCTTGCAGACATGAATAAGGCCGTATGAATGATCAATTATTCCTTCAAGATTGGATATTCCGATGTCCATCCCGCTCTTTGCACCGGAAACCGCAGTTCCCTCGGCACTCTGTTCTTTGTATGAAGCATGCAGAAAGCCCTTATTCATGTAAACTCCGACTTTGTCTCCGGCATTTATATTGCAGTCGGCAATTGCAGTCCACACGGAAACCTGCTGCACTATGTCCCTTGTAATATGTTTTGCATAAGATTCAAGAGCTTCCGCGTTATTGATTACCCATTCCACACCCTTCGGGGTGATAACATAACTTCCACGTCCCTGCGACTTGACCATCTCGTCGTCAACAAGTTCACGTATGTACTCGGAAACAGCCTGAGGGGTTACGCCCATTTTAACCGCAATCTCCTGCTGTCTTACTGACGGCTGATGCTCTGCAATTTCTACAAGAATCTGAAACTTAGTGGCCTCTCTTTTACTCCTGAGAATTATATAGAGAGGATCATTCTCCTTTATTTTCAACAAAAACCAACCCCTGTCCTTTTACATCCAGAATCGGCAGGCGTTTGGCAAGACCTTTTATTAGAACAGGACTTACCTCATATTTCCTTGCAAGATCATTCACAGATGTGTTTCCCGCACGTACATCCTTTTCAACCTCGTCAACAAGATTTCTCAATGATTCGTCTGCAGATATTGATATGTTTATTATATCTCCAAGGTCTTCCATCGTACACTGAAAATTAGCACGGAACTTGCTGTATGTAGTTTTATATTCCTTTGAAGGTTTCTCACCTGGTTTTGGCATTCTCCACTGTTCTTCTACCAGATTACCCTTTTTAAGGATGGCAAGACAGTCTTTTACTTTACTCTCATCGTATCCTTCTGAAAGCTCCTTTTCTGTCATCCAGTTTTTACTGAGCAAAACGTACATTTGCTTGAAGTCCGAATCATTAAAAGTAATCAGAAGTGGAACAAGATCCAAAGGATCATTTACTATTCTAATATGCCCCGTCAAAGTAAAAACCCAATAAATATATGTCCTGTAAAGAAATAAAACTATTTCAGGATTGATATAATAAAAAGGGTTATCTCCGGTCATGAACGAAGGACATTATACAGCAAAACCCGGGGAATATTTTTCAGCCCGATCTAAAACGTCATTTCAAAGTGACAGAGCAGGGTACTTATGCGAAAAAACGGTCAGATAATCATTAAAGGCATCGTTCAGGGGGTGGGGTTCAGACCTTTTGTATATTCTCAGGCTGCAAAATACCAGATATCCGGCAGCGTCAAAAACCTGGGTAGTGAAGTCAGGATAAACGCATTCGGGGACAAATTTGAGGACTTTCTGTCATCATTATATGCAGGGACACCCCTTTCAAAAATAGACAGCATAACAGTTACTGAGGCAAAAGAGGAGGCCCCAAAAGGCTTTCGCATAGAAAAAAGCTCTGAAGGGAGCCTTTCAGGTTTCATTCCCCAGGATGTTGCCATATGCAAAGAATGCATATCCGATATATTTAAAAAAGGAGGCAGATATGAAAACTACTGGGCTACGTCCTGCGTCAACTGCGGGCCAAGGTATAGCATAATAAAGGAGGTCCCTTATGACAGGGAAAGGACAACAATGGATAATTTCCCTATGTGCCCGGAGTGCTCTGAAGAATACTCGGACCCTCATTCAAGAAGGCACCATGCCCAGACAATAGCCTGCGAAAAATGCGGTCCTGCACTCTCCCTGCTTGATAAAAACGGAAATAATATCCAGACCGCAGACCCGATAGAAAAAACAGCATGCCTTCTTGATTCCGGAAAAATAGTTGCAATAAAAGGGATTGGGGGATTTCATATAGCATGCTGCGGCGAATCCGCCCCCAGATTAAAGCAATGCCTTGGGAGGTCAGAACAGGCTCTTGCAATAATGGCAAAAGAAGATTTTATCCAAAAGATTGCAGAAGTCAGTGATTCGGAAAAAGAAATTCTTAACAGCCCAGAACACCCGATAGTAGTGCTCTACAAAAAAAAGCATGACTCTTATATGGATATAAGCAACCTTGACACGATAGGGTGCATGCTTCCTTACAGCGGACTTCACCACCTTATTTTTTCAAAACTTAAAAGCCCGTATCTTATAATGACAAGCGCAAACGCACCTGGTAACCCCATGGTAACAGAGACGGAAGAGGCAATCCTAAAGCTTGACAGGTGCGTTGACTTCTTCCTGACGCACAACAGGCATATACAAAACCGCTGTGACGACTCAGTAGTAAGAGAGGGTTACCTTATAAGGCTTTCACGCGGGTATGCCCCTAAAAGAACGGCAGTCGACCTTGGGAAAAAATGTATTCTCGGTGCAGGCCCCGAACTATATTCCAACATTTCTGTATACAAGCAAGGGTTTTGCTGCACATCACCTCACATTGGAAACATTACAAACCCTTCAACACTTGAATACCTTGAAAAAACTGTTGAAAATCTTAAAAATCTGACCGGCTCAAAATTTGATCTGATAGCACATGACCTGCATCCGCAGTTCCTTTCAACCAGATTTGCAAAAACACTTGCAGAAAAAACAGGTGCCAAGACATTTGCAGTACAGCACCATAAGGCCCATATCGCAGCGGCAATGCAGAAAAACGAGGCATGTATAGGAATTGCGCTTGACGGAGTCGGCCTAGGCGATGACGGAACAATCTGGGGAGGCGAAATTTTTGCAGGTGATCTATGTTCTTTAAAACGGGCTGCTCACCTTGAGACTGTAAAAATGCCCGGCGGAGACCTTGCAACAGAATTCCCTGAAAGGATGCTTTACGGAATAATGCCCACAGACGACGTTAAAGACCTCCTTTTCTCGCGTGGATGGAAAGAAAACGAAATTCACATTCTTGACAGACAGATAAAGACAGGATTCAATGTTCATATGACAAGCAGTGCCGGAAGAATACTTGACGCTGCATCTGCTCTTCTTGGAATATGCCGCAGAAGAACATATGAGGGAGAGCCTGCGATGAAACTTGAAGCGGCCGCATCGGGTGGTAAAGCGGAAAACTGGGACTTAGAGGTATCAGAAAAAGACGGATGCTTCGTCTTATCTACAACCGACCTTCTGAAAAAGGCTTACGAAAGCACCGGCAGGCTTTCCCTGCCTGATATTGCTGCTTCAATCCAGTATAACCTTGCAAAAAATTTTGCAAAAATTGCAACAGATCTGGCTGAAAATTATGAAACCAAAAACGTCGCACTTTCAGGAGGAGTCTGCATAAATCACATAATAAGAGAGACAATAAAAAATGAAATCAGCAAAGCCGGCCTGAAACTTATTATCAACAGAGAATACCCGTTCGGAGACGGGTGCATATCCTATGGCCAGTGTATATACGCAGGATACAATTATGATAAATAAAACAGGTTTATAAATCGCTTTAACTTAGTGCTTCCCTGACAATATTCAGCAGATTTTCAGAACGGAACGGTTTTTTAAGAGCACCGCAAAATCCGTATTCTTTTGGTTTGTCCATCGCACCCTGAGCTGAATCTCCGCTTGTGATAATTACTTTAATATCAGAGTCTATTTCTCTCATAGGACCCACTATTTCCTTTGCGCCGACATCACCAGGCACTGATACATCCAGTATCGCCATGTCAAATTTATCTCCCGAATCGTAGTTTTTACTAAATATATCAAGCGCCTGCGAACCTGTACTTGAACATACGACATTATAACCGCCTCTTGTCAGAAACAACTTCATTATATCAAGAATCGGTGATTCGTCATCCATCAAAAGAATTTTTGAGCTTGCCATAATGATACCCCCAAAGCGCCATCACATTTTGCATTTCAAATGCGGCTCTCTATAAAGATATTATCACGATTTATATTGAAACTTGCTGTCAAAGAACTAAAAATAGTATAAGATTAGTTTTTCCTTGAAAACACTGCAAATCCCAGCACTGCAATAAACAGTCCGGAAATTACCGTCAGAACAGAAATAGGTGTTGATGTCGGGGTTGTTTCAGGCGTAAGCGTTGCGTGAAGCTTAACGGTGTCACCTTCTGAAGGATAGTCTGTTATCTGGGAAGTAAACGACGTATAACCATCTTTTTTGACAGTATAGGTTGTATAAGGCGTTGCTGTCGTATATACCTGCACTGTAAGTTCACCGTTTGAAGTCACACCTTTGTAGTCGTCATTGAAGTAGACTGATGCGCCGTCAACATTGCAGTATACAGTATAATAACCCACGTCACCGCCGATAAGAGTAGGCAACGGAGTGGGGACAGGGTTTAAAGTTGCATAAATGTCCTGTGTCTCTCCAGCTGCAGGGTACCCTGAAATATCCTGGCTCCAAGTCCCGTATCCGTTCTTTTCAACGGTTATGGTCTTGTATGGCGTTGCTGTCGTGTAAACGGGCACGGTGAGGATATTTGAATACGTCTCTCCCTTGTAATCACTGTCAAAATAAACTGATGCACCGTCAACATTGCAGTGAATGTTAAACCATGCTTCGTCTCCCCCGACCGTTGCTGCAACAGCAGCAACAGGTGCCAAAGAAACAAGCAGCCCGAAGAACATTATCATTGCTATTACTTTTTTCATAAAATCACCCATAATTTGTTAGTGATAGACTCTATTGAAATCTCAACAGATATAAGTTTATCTAAAATATTATATCCATACTTTGCTAGATTCGTGTTTAATTTTACGGAAGAGTTAATAATCAGTCGAAATTAACAGGACTTAAACATGCAAATATGTAAGTAAAAAATGTACTCGCACTGCAATAAAAAGAAATGACAAAACCAAGAAATCCAAAATGGAGTATAACTTTGCGTAAAATTACAGAAACTTACAATAGTTGCGTTAAAACAGACAATAATAGTCTCTATTATCAGTGATTTTTAATTTAAAAAAAAGGATTTATCCAAAGAGTGCTCCGAGACCGGCCATGCCGCTCTCTTCCTCTTCTTCTTTCTCCTTTTCCTTGTCCTCTTCCTCGGCTGCTGCCTCTGCAGGAGCTGCCGCTGAAGCCGCTGCTGCCGCAACAGGTGCGGCTGCAACTGCTGATTTCTCTATTGCCTCAGCTATGTCAACTCCGTCAAGAGCTGCAATAAGTGCCTTGACACGGCTGTCGTCAACTGCGATACCTGCTGCAGTCATAACTTTTGTGACTGCTTCTTCTGTTATTTCCTTTCCTGCGCTGTGCAGAATAAGTGCTGCGTAGATGTACTCCATTTTATTCACCAATTTTTATTATTTTTTTACTCGACAAGCGATTTCACTGCGAGTGATTCTCTCTGTGCACGTCCTATAATCAATTCAACAACATCCTTCTCATAGATTGCCGCTTCAACTGCCAGGTTCTTGGCTTCACGAACTGCCTTGCCGATAATCGCACCGGCAGTTGTAGCAGTCGGATATGCTGCATTGACAGACAGGTTAAATGCCTGCTGTGCTGCGAGAATAATATTGTTGAAGTACTCCGTCTCATCAATTGCCAGCGTGCCCGGCTCGAAGAACGTTCCGTCGTAAAATGCAATCTGAAGACTGAGACCTACGTCTATAGGTCTGATGTCAAGCTTGGACAGAACATCAGCCATCTTTTCATTGATCTCTTCACCTGCTTTTACTACGGTTTTCGTTTCGCGAATTACTACCTTGCCGCTTTCAATGGCAGCCGGAATTCCTGCCTGCTGCAGTGTACCGACAATAGGTCCCGGCGGAAACGCTGTAGGACCTTTGGAGATAACGACATCCTCCGGCGCTGTATCACCGGGTTTTGCCACCATCTTTGTCATGGTATCCTGAAGCTTTCTGTAGAGTTTAAACGGATTTTCGTTTGTATAGATCATCGCACTCTGACCGTCAATATATCCGGCGGTTTTTCCGATCTCTCCTCCGAGCTCGGAGAATGCATGCTCAATAAGAGTGTTCCTTGTCATCTTGAGCACTGCCAAACCGCGAAGATTGCGGCGCATCTGCTGAAGCTGACTTGCCGGAATACCGTGCAGGTCAACAAGACCCGTAAGCTTGTACTCCTTTGAGAACCTGATGATCTCCTCTACTTCATCCCTTTTCCACTGCGGGAGGTGATGTGTATACAATACCATATTACATCATCCTCACTGCAGGGCCCATGGATGTTTTAACATATACAGAGCGAATGTTCATTGTCCCACTTTCAAGGTTGGATTCAACTTTTTTCATGACAGCATCAATGTTTTCCGCAACGTCTTCAGCAGACATACTTACGGAGCCGACCCTGACATGAAAAGTCTTTTTGTCT comes from the Methanomicrobium sp. W14 genome and includes:
- a CDS encoding FprA family A-type flavoprotein — protein: MAVREICKNVYSVGVIDWDRQIFDELLPLPEGTTYNAYLVVGSEKTVLIDSVDPEFEEEFITNLARSNVSKIDYVIVNHAEQDHSGSLPVFLELFPGSKIITSEKCKDLLASFHNIPDSRMIVVGDGETLSLGDKTLEFLITPWVHWPDTMITYLKEDGIMFTCDLFGAHYATGSLFVDDRISHYILAKRYFAEILMPFRHKVAEYLDRLSGYEFGIIAPSHGPVYNDKEYILDAYRDWSSDNVKNRVIIPYISMHGSTRKMVMYLTESLISKGVSVRPYDLGKVDTGLLAMDLIDAATIIIATPTVLFGPHPKVANLAFLSSILKPKAKLLGIIGSYGWGGKTVKDLEDMVHKLNVEILEPVYIKGAPAEKDFEALDRLSDEILNKHREYKII
- a CDS encoding rubredoxin; amino-acid sequence: MSNKKMKCMICGHVYDPAKGEKGVEPGTAFEDLPDDWHCPVCGAGKSSFVEC
- a CDS encoding rubredoxin translates to MKVWKCKKCGYIYDERLGDSASGIAKGTAFEDLPDDWVCPRCGARKNKFEPIEIED
- a CDS encoding DEAD/DEAH box helicase produces the protein MKVIVSPQRGDYKLFFYDKHIVEAEGAVELAKTSKGFRPKNYRLRITGKRQLSHAPTKELISALRNSDVRLTCESKNFESFLNDLQINFGYVRACRMCILENRITPLKKKNAVKYGKEYICLQCAENELRREIGFLGKMGGISTSHLERLLEMYMDLDKVLSMVQPERIDLKNTIFDVLESHKVTKTTDIEELPLPRRFKEASGVKDLMPVQQLCVEAGLLEGKDQLVVAATASGKTFIGEMAGVKNQSEGRGNMLFLVPLVALANQKYSRFAKRYPFLCVSLQTGVSRINIPENKVNAKRTLKSNIIVGTYEGIDNILRRGRTIPNIGTVVIDEVQTLEDPERGHRLDGLISRLKYIAPHAQFLYLSATIGLPHLLAEKINANLVTYNERPVPLERHLIFLERKQKIEAIKRLVTQEYRNKSSKGYKGQSIVFTYSRARCHEIADAIGRQAEAYHAGLSAKEKRAIEEKFEKGEISAVITTAALAAGVDFPASQVIFDALAMGIKWLTVQDFSQMMGRAGRPDYHDLGKVVILAEPGGSYSHDTKLTEEEVAIGLLKGEMEEVAPVYDDEESSEEYISNAVVCRGDERGLMSMCSTMVGEMSDVYPQLKRKGYISLKDGKVVLSPFAKVMAEHFIGIERLERLRYLVKKVRSPVEIVAELECEKGCEKK
- a CDS encoding MarR family transcriptional regulator; protein product: MKIKENDPLYIILRSKREATKFQILVEIAEHQPSVRQQEIAVKMGVTPQAVSEYIRELVDDEMVKSQGRGSYVITPKGVEWVINNAEALESYAKHITRDIVQQVSVWTAIADCNINAGDKVGVYMNKGFLHASYKEQSAEGTAVSGAKSGMDIGISNLEGIIDHSYGLIHVCKVPRIQRGGSEKVSPEILHDILEKVEFTGAVGIEADIAIKNAGKKPDIFFGAAEGVVEAAIHGLESAIVIVDEEFTDFLKRLESSGMRYVIHDLITS
- a CDS encoding ArsR family transcriptional regulator, which gives rise to MTGHIRIVNDPLDLVPLLITFNDSDFKQMYVLLSKNWMTEKELSEGYDESKVKDCLAILKKGNLVEEQWRMPKPGEKPSKEYKTTYSKFRANFQCTMEDLGDIINISISADESLRNLVDEVEKDVRAGNTSVNDLARKYEVSPVLIKGLAKRLPILDVKGQGLVFVENKGE
- the hypF gene encoding carbamoyltransferase HypF, yielding MRKNGQIIIKGIVQGVGFRPFVYSQAAKYQISGSVKNLGSEVRINAFGDKFEDFLSSLYAGTPLSKIDSITVTEAKEEAPKGFRIEKSSEGSLSGFIPQDVAICKECISDIFKKGGRYENYWATSCVNCGPRYSIIKEVPYDRERTTMDNFPMCPECSEEYSDPHSRRHHAQTIACEKCGPALSLLDKNGNNIQTADPIEKTACLLDSGKIVAIKGIGGFHIACCGESAPRLKQCLGRSEQALAIMAKEDFIQKIAEVSDSEKEILNSPEHPIVVLYKKKHDSYMDISNLDTIGCMLPYSGLHHLIFSKLKSPYLIMTSANAPGNPMVTETEEAILKLDRCVDFFLTHNRHIQNRCDDSVVREGYLIRLSRGYAPKRTAVDLGKKCILGAGPELYSNISVYKQGFCCTSPHIGNITNPSTLEYLEKTVENLKNLTGSKFDLIAHDLHPQFLSTRFAKTLAEKTGAKTFAVQHHKAHIAAAMQKNEACIGIALDGVGLGDDGTIWGGEIFAGDLCSLKRAAHLETVKMPGGDLATEFPERMLYGIMPTDDVKDLLFSRGWKENEIHILDRQIKTGFNVHMTSSAGRILDAASALLGICRRRTYEGEPAMKLEAAASGGKAENWDLEVSEKDGCFVLSTTDLLKKAYESTGRLSLPDIAASIQYNLAKNFAKIATDLAENYETKNVALSGGVCINHIIRETIKNEISKAGLKLIINREYPFGDGCISYGQCIYAGYNYDK
- a CDS encoding response regulator; its protein translation is MASSKILLMDDESPILDIMKLFLTRGGYNVVCSSTGSQALDIFSKNYDSGDKFDMAILDVSVPGDVGAKEIVGPMREIDSDIKVIITSGDSAQGAMDKPKEYGFCGALKKPFRSENLLNIVREALS
- a CDS encoding PEGA domain-containing protein gives rise to the protein MKKVIAMIMFFGLLVSLAPVAAVAATVGGDEAWFNIHCNVDGASVYFDSDYKGETYSNILTVPVYTTATPYKTITVEKNGYGTWSQDISGYPAAGETQDIYATLNPVPTPLPTLIGGDVGYYTVYCNVDGASVYFNDDYKGVTSNGELTVQVYTTATPYTTYTVKKDGYTSFTSQITDYPSEGDTVKLHATLTPETTPTSTPISVLTVISGLFIAVLGFAVFSRKN
- the rpl12p gene encoding 50S ribosomal protein P1 is translated as MEYIYAALILHSAGKEITEEAVTKVMTAAGIAVDDSRVKALIAALDGVDIAEAIEKSAVAAAPVAAAAASAAAPAEAAAEEEDKEKEKEEEEESGMAGLGALFG
- a CDS encoding 50S ribosomal protein L10, which encodes MVLYTHHLPQWKRDEVEEIIRFSKEYKLTGLVDLHGIPASQLQQMRRNLRGLAVLKMTRNTLIEHAFSELGGEIGKTAGYIDGQSAMIYTNENPFKLYRKLQDTMTKMVAKPGDTAPEDVVISKGPTAFPPGPIVGTLQQAGIPAAIESGKVVIRETKTVVKAGEEINEKMADVLSKLDIRPIDVGLSLQIAFYDGTFFEPGTLAIDETEYFNNIILAAQQAFNLSVNAAYPTATTAGAIIGKAVREAKNLAVEAAIYEKDVVELIIGRAQRESLAVKSLVE